From a single Sporosarcina oncorhynchi genomic region:
- a CDS encoding cytochrome C oxidase subunit IV family protein — protein sequence MADIHVYKRTPAEQSLAQRRAKQSMRNQVMMFSLMIFLTLVSFSMVVAFENGVAGFSKYFIVPVLMLFAVVQVGLQLYYFMHMNEKGHGIPQMFMYTGALFGFLIPLAFVTIVWW from the coding sequence ATGGCAGACATCCATGTTTACAAACGTACACCAGCTGAACAGTCACTTGCACAAAGACGCGCAAAGCAATCTATGCGTAATCAGGTAATGATGTTCTCGCTAATGATCTTCTTGACACTTGTATCATTTTCGATGGTGGTCGCTTTTGAAAATGGGGTAGCGGGCTTCTCTAAATACTTCATTGTACCGGTTCTTATGCTTTTTGCGGTTGTTCAAGTAGGACTACAGCTTTATTACTTCATGCATATGAATGAAAAAGGTCATGGCATTCCTCAGATGTTCATGTATACAGGTGCTCTTTTCGGCTTCCTGATCCCTTTGGCATTCGTAACAATCGTTTGGTGGTAA
- a CDS encoding cytochrome (ubi)quinol oxidase subunit III yields MDLNKKFTPETWPEHPERATLEAKNKFVGFWLFLGGETILFATLFATYIALKNSGPSGFGFSTQELYELPLVFVMTMLLLTSSLTSVFAMYHLRNYNFKKMQLWLAITALLGLAFLMLEVYEFSHYVGLGFTFNNSAFSSAFYTLVGTHGFHVAVGLVWITLLIFRNAKRGLNLYNATKYYTFSLYWHFIDVVWVFIFTVVYLMGVVG; encoded by the coding sequence ATGGATTTGAACAAAAAATTCACCCCTGAAACTTGGCCGGAGCATCCGGAAAGAGCTACACTCGAAGCTAAGAATAAATTTGTCGGCTTCTGGCTATTCCTTGGAGGAGAAACAATCCTGTTCGCGACTTTGTTTGCGACGTATATTGCGTTGAAAAACTCAGGTCCGTCCGGTTTTGGATTCTCGACTCAAGAATTATATGAACTTCCGTTAGTATTCGTCATGACGATGTTGCTGTTGACATCTTCTCTGACAAGTGTGTTTGCGATGTACCACTTGCGTAATTACAACTTCAAAAAAATGCAGCTATGGCTTGCCATCACTGCGTTGCTAGGTTTAGCGTTCCTTATGCTTGAAGTGTATGAGTTCTCACATTATGTTGGTTTAGGCTTCACATTCAATAACAGTGCCTTCAGTTCAGCGTTTTACACGCTTGTTGGGACACACGGATTCCACGTTGCTGTAGGTCTGGTGTGGATCACGTTATTGATTTTCCGTAATGCGAAACGCGGTTTAAACCTTTATAACGCGACAAAGTATTATACATTCTCGTTATATTGGCACTTCATCGACGTTGTGTGGGTATTCATCTTCACTGTAGTCTATTTGATGGGAGTGGTAGGTTAA
- a CDS encoding cbb3-type cytochrome c oxidase subunit I codes for MSSVAQKKGFGATLWDWLTTVDHKKIGILYFLGGGFFFVIGGIEAMLIRWQLHKPNNDFVSAGLYNDLITMHGTTMIFLAAMPILFGFMNAIVPLQIGARDVAFPFLNSLGFWMFFMGGLFLNISWIYGEVPDAGWTSYASLSLASQGHGIDFYAIGLQIAGGGTLMAGINFLVTIINMRAPGMTYMRMPLFTWTTFIASAMILFAFPPLTIGLFLLTFDRMFGGNFFNHEMGGNTIIWEHIFWIFGHPEVYILILPAFGIFSEIFSIFSRKRLFGYPSMVFATVLIGFLGFMVWAHHMFTVGLGPTANAIFAVATMAIAVPTGVKIFNWLLTIWGGSIKVTTPMLYALGFIPSFVMGGVTGVMQGAAPLDYQLHDSYFIVAHFHYVIVGGVVLAILAGTHLYWPKMFGTMLNETLGKIEFWFFFIGFHMTFLIQHWLGFWGMPRRVWKFMPEQGWDFANLISTIGAFLMAVGVIVLVVNVIITSVKNVRVGNDPWGDGRTLEWAIESPPIYYNFSATPLVRGLDSVWIEKMEGNASGFTPAEPVKDIHMPNGSIIPFLMTLGMFIAGFGAMFRTETEWGLGLLIFGLAFTFVSMAARSLQDDTGYYIKKEEILRDLKRKGGQK; via the coding sequence GTGAGTTCAGTTGCTCAGAAAAAGGGTTTTGGCGCAACGCTGTGGGATTGGCTTACAACAGTCGACCATAAGAAAATTGGAATCCTTTACTTCCTTGGAGGCGGATTCTTCTTCGTAATCGGCGGTATTGAAGCAATGTTAATTCGTTGGCAGCTTCATAAACCGAATAACGATTTTGTCAGTGCAGGTCTATACAACGACTTGATCACAATGCACGGGACAACCATGATTTTCTTAGCAGCGATGCCTATATTATTTGGATTTATGAACGCGATAGTACCATTGCAGATCGGGGCGCGTGATGTTGCATTCCCATTCCTTAACTCTTTAGGGTTCTGGATGTTCTTCATGGGTGGTCTATTCCTTAACATCTCTTGGATCTATGGAGAAGTACCTGATGCAGGATGGACGTCTTATGCGTCATTATCACTTGCATCACAAGGGCATGGTATTGACTTCTATGCGATAGGGCTACAAATAGCCGGTGGTGGTACGTTGATGGCGGGGATAAACTTCCTTGTTACAATTATCAACATGCGTGCGCCTGGTATGACATACATGCGTATGCCGCTATTCACATGGACGACATTTATTGCTTCGGCAATGATTCTTTTCGCATTCCCTCCATTGACAATCGGTCTGTTCTTATTGACGTTTGACCGAATGTTTGGTGGTAACTTCTTTAATCATGAAATGGGTGGAAACACAATTATCTGGGAGCATATTTTCTGGATTTTCGGTCACCCTGAAGTTTATATTCTTATTTTGCCTGCTTTTGGGATCTTCTCTGAGATCTTCTCGATCTTCTCCCGTAAGCGTCTATTTGGATATCCATCCATGGTCTTCGCGACTGTGTTGATCGGTTTCCTAGGATTTATGGTGTGGGCTCACCATATGTTCACAGTTGGTCTGGGACCTACTGCTAACGCTATTTTCGCAGTAGCGACAATGGCAATCGCAGTTCCTACCGGAGTGAAAATCTTCAACTGGCTCTTGACCATTTGGGGCGGTAGCATTAAAGTTACAACACCTATGTTGTATGCACTCGGTTTCATTCCTTCATTCGTAATGGGTGGAGTTACGGGTGTAATGCAAGGTGCTGCGCCACTGGACTACCAGTTGCACGATTCATACTTTATCGTCGCTCACTTCCACTACGTAATCGTTGGTGGTGTTGTGCTTGCGATTTTGGCTGGAACGCATTTGTATTGGCCGAAAATGTTTGGAACGATGTTAAATGAAACACTTGGTAAAATTGAGTTCTGGTTCTTCTTTATCGGTTTCCATATGACATTCCTTATTCAGCACTGGTTAGGATTCTGGGGAATGCCACGTCGTGTCTGGAAGTTCATGCCTGAGCAAGGTTGGGATTTTGCGAACTTAATCAGTACAATCGGAGCATTCTTGATGGCAGTAGGTGTTATCGTGCTAGTTGTTAACGTAATCATTACGTCCGTCAAGAACGTTAGAGTTGGTAATGATCCATGGGGGGACGGACGTACACTTGAGTGGGCGATCGAATCTCCACCGATCTATTACAACTTCTCGGCAACTCCACTTGTTCGTGGACTTGACTCTGTTTGGATCGAAAAGATGGAAGGTAATGCATCTGGATTTACTCCGGCTGAACCTGTTAAGGATATTCACATGCCGAACGGTTCAATCATTCCGTTCCTAATGACTCTTGGTATGTTCATTGCAGGATTTGGTGCGATGTTCCGTACTGAAACTGAGTGGGGACTTGGTTTACTGATCTTCGGTCTTGCATTTACATTCGTATCAATGGCTGCACGTTCGTTGCAGGATGATACTGGATATTACATCAAGAAAGAAGAAATTCTACGTGATTTGAAACGCAAAGGGGGTCAAAAATAA